In Paraburkholderia terrae, a genomic segment contains:
- a CDS encoding acetyl-CoA C-acyltransferase, which yields MREAVIVSTARTPLTKAHRGEFNITPGPTLASFAVRAAVERSGVDPELIEDAILGCGYPEGITGRNVARQTVIRAGLPLSIAGTTVNRFCASGLQAIAMAAGRIVVDGAPAMIAGGVESISGIRTREDGVSGLDPWIVERKPALYMAMIDTGDIVAQRYGISREAQDRFSVESQRRTTEAQLAGRYADEIVPVTTTMAVTDKETGAVTQREVTVSADNCNRPGTTYEALAKLAPVKGTDRFVTAGNASQNGDGASACVMMEAKAAERANLVPLGAFRGLAVAGCEPDEMGIGPALAVPKLLARHGLTVGDIGLWELNEAFASQAIYCQQRLGIPAERLNVNGGAISIGHPFGMTGARLAGHVLIEGRRRGVKYAVVTMCIAGGMGAAGLFEIY from the coding sequence ATGCGAGAAGCCGTTATCGTCTCCACCGCGCGCACGCCGCTGACCAAAGCGCATCGCGGTGAATTCAACATCACACCGGGCCCGACGCTCGCGTCGTTTGCCGTGCGGGCTGCCGTGGAGCGCTCGGGCGTCGACCCGGAACTGATCGAGGACGCGATCCTCGGCTGTGGTTATCCCGAAGGCATCACGGGCCGCAACGTCGCGCGCCAGACCGTGATCCGCGCCGGCTTGCCGCTGTCGATCGCGGGCACGACAGTCAACCGCTTCTGCGCGTCGGGACTTCAGGCCATCGCGATGGCGGCCGGGCGCATCGTCGTCGACGGTGCCCCTGCCATGATCGCGGGCGGCGTCGAAAGCATCTCCGGAATCCGGACGCGCGAAGACGGCGTGAGCGGGCTCGACCCTTGGATCGTCGAGCGCAAGCCCGCGCTTTACATGGCGATGATCGACACGGGCGACATCGTCGCGCAGCGCTACGGCATCAGCCGCGAAGCGCAGGACCGTTTCTCCGTCGAAAGCCAGCGGCGCACGACGGAAGCGCAACTCGCCGGCCGCTACGCCGACGAGATCGTGCCCGTCACGACCACGATGGCTGTCACTGACAAGGAGACGGGCGCCGTCACCCAGCGCGAGGTCACGGTCTCCGCCGACAACTGCAATCGCCCCGGCACGACGTATGAGGCACTCGCGAAGCTCGCGCCCGTCAAGGGCACGGACAGGTTCGTCACAGCGGGCAACGCATCGCAGAACGGCGATGGTGCCTCCGCCTGCGTGATGATGGAAGCGAAGGCCGCCGAGCGCGCGAACCTCGTTCCCCTCGGCGCGTTCCGTGGCCTCGCGGTGGCGGGTTGTGAACCGGACGAAATGGGCATCGGTCCCGCGCTTGCCGTGCCGAAGCTGCTCGCGCGCCACGGTCTCACCGTCGGCGACATCGGTCTGTGGGAACTCAACGAAGCATTTGCATCGCAGGCGATCTACTGCCAGCAACGCCTGGGCATTCCGGCCGAGCGGCTCAACGTCAACGGTGGCGCGATTTCGATCGGCCATCCGTTCGGTATGACGGGCGCGCGTCTCGCAGGACACGTCCTCATCGAGGGCCGCCGGCGCGGCGTGAAGTACGCGGTCGTCACGATGTGCATTGCCGGCGGCATGGGTGCCGCTGGCCTGTTCGAAATCTATTGA
- a CDS encoding 3-hydroxyacyl-CoA dehydrogenase NAD-binding domain-containing protein, producing MTPESTGHAVRRTLRNRILVITVDNPPVNALGANVRHQLRDAIQAAEKDPDVDAVLLVGAGRNFIGGADIREFGKPPLPPSLPEVCNTIEACRKPVVAAIHGAALGGGLEVALAAHYRIALGAARLGLPEVTLGLLPGAGGTQRAPRLVGAKAALDLMLSGRHVGANEAHALGLVDRIGETDDVLAEGLAYVQALLDARAPVRRTRDADGLADREASRAAIETARAETSKKFHGLFSPLKIVDAVQAALELPFDEGLRHERQLFLQCVDSPQRAGLIHAFLAEREVLKAPETRNAKPRKIASVGVVGGGTMGAGIAVAVLDAGLPVTMIERDDVSLARGLAHIEKVYDNLIAKGRMTPEAKSAVLARWNGSTSYDALGTADLVIEAVFEEMSVKHAVFAELDRVCKPGAVLATNTSYLDIDAIAASVSRPGDVVGLHFFSPANIMKLLEVVVPAQVSADVVATAFDLAKKLRKVPVRAGVCDGFIGNRVLAIYRAAADHMMEDGASPYQIDRAVRAFGFPMGPFQVADLAGGDIGWATRKRRAATRDPQQRYVQIADRICERGWFGQKTGRGYYVYADGARTGKPDPEVESIIDAERERAGVTPREFSDEEIIRRYMAAMINEGANVVHQRIALRPLDVDVTFLYGYGFPRHRGGPMQYADTVGLDKVLADIREFAQDDPMFWQPSPLIVDLVERGATLASLNHAA from the coding sequence ATGACACCCGAATCGACCGGACACGCCGTCAGGCGTACTCTGCGCAACCGCATTCTCGTCATCACCGTCGATAACCCACCTGTCAACGCGCTTGGCGCGAACGTGCGGCACCAACTACGCGACGCTATCCAGGCCGCCGAAAAAGATCCTGACGTCGACGCCGTGCTGCTGGTTGGCGCGGGACGCAACTTCATCGGTGGCGCGGATATCAGGGAGTTCGGCAAGCCGCCGCTGCCGCCGTCGCTGCCCGAGGTCTGCAACACGATAGAAGCATGCCGGAAGCCCGTTGTAGCGGCCATTCACGGCGCTGCACTCGGCGGTGGCCTCGAGGTCGCACTCGCTGCGCATTACCGGATCGCACTCGGAGCCGCCAGACTCGGCCTGCCCGAGGTGACGCTCGGCTTGCTGCCGGGAGCAGGCGGCACACAGCGCGCGCCACGTCTTGTCGGCGCGAAGGCGGCGCTGGATCTGATGTTGAGCGGCCGTCACGTCGGCGCAAACGAGGCTCACGCGCTTGGCCTCGTCGACCGCATCGGCGAAACCGATGACGTGCTGGCCGAGGGTCTCGCCTATGTGCAGGCCTTGCTCGACGCGCGGGCTCCTGTCCGCCGGACCCGCGACGCCGACGGACTGGCGGACCGCGAAGCGAGCCGTGCCGCCATCGAAACCGCGCGCGCCGAAACGTCGAAGAAATTCCACGGGCTGTTCTCGCCGCTAAAGATCGTCGATGCGGTGCAGGCGGCGCTCGAACTGCCCTTCGACGAGGGCCTGCGCCACGAACGGCAACTGTTCCTGCAGTGCGTCGACAGCCCGCAGCGAGCAGGTTTGATTCACGCGTTCCTCGCCGAGCGCGAGGTGCTGAAAGCGCCCGAAACGCGCAACGCGAAGCCGCGCAAGATCGCGAGCGTCGGCGTGGTAGGCGGCGGCACGATGGGCGCGGGCATCGCGGTGGCGGTACTTGACGCAGGCCTGCCCGTGACGATGATCGAACGTGACGATGTATCGCTTGCGCGCGGCCTGGCGCATATCGAGAAGGTCTACGACAACCTGATCGCGAAAGGTCGCATGACGCCGGAGGCGAAGTCGGCAGTGCTTGCTCGCTGGAACGGCAGCACCTCCTACGACGCGCTCGGCACGGCCGATCTCGTGATCGAAGCCGTATTCGAAGAGATGTCCGTCAAGCATGCCGTGTTCGCCGAGCTCGACCGGGTCTGCAAGCCGGGCGCCGTGCTCGCGACCAACACCTCGTATCTCGACATCGACGCCATTGCCGCGAGCGTCTCGCGTCCTGGCGATGTCGTGGGCCTGCACTTCTTCTCGCCCGCCAACATCATGAAGCTGCTCGAAGTCGTGGTGCCCGCACAGGTCAGCGCCGACGTAGTCGCCACCGCATTCGATCTGGCGAAGAAACTGCGCAAGGTCCCGGTTCGTGCGGGTGTGTGCGACGGCTTCATCGGCAATCGCGTGCTGGCGATCTATCGCGCGGCCGCCGACCACATGATGGAAGACGGCGCGTCGCCTTATCAGATCGACCGCGCTGTCCGTGCGTTCGGCTTTCCGATGGGACCGTTCCAGGTGGCGGACCTCGCGGGCGGCGACATCGGCTGGGCGACGCGCAAGCGCCGCGCCGCCACGCGCGATCCGCAGCAGCGATATGTGCAGATCGCCGACCGCATCTGCGAGCGCGGCTGGTTCGGCCAGAAGACGGGGCGCGGCTACTACGTGTATGCCGACGGCGCGCGCACCGGTAAACCCGACCCGGAAGTCGAATCGATCATCGATGCTGAGCGCGAGCGTGCCGGCGTTACGCCGCGCGAGTTCTCCGATGAAGAAATCATCCGGCGCTACATGGCGGCCATGATCAACGAAGGCGCGAACGTCGTGCATCAGCGCATCGCCCTGCGTCCGCTCGATGTGGACGTGACGTTCCTCTACGGCTACGGCTTTCCGCGCCATCGCGGCGGGCCGATGCAGTACGCCGATACGGTTGGCCTCGACAAGGTGCTCGCCGACATCCGCGAGTTCGCACAAGACGACCCCATGTTCTGGCAGCCGTCGCCGCTGATCGTCGATCTCGTCGAGCGCGGCGCCACGCTGGCGAGCCTCAATCACGCGGCCTGA